The genomic segment TCTACCTGTCCACAGCCGAGCATCGCGCGTACAGGCCCGCCGAGGCGAACGTCCTGCGTCAGGGCAATGTTGATCAGAAAGCGAAGCTCATCTCGGCCATCGACCCGCCTTCCAACGAGTTCGCCCAGAAGAACGGCGTCGCGGGTATGGCCATGTATCACGTCGTGGTGGGCACGGACGGCAAAGCGCGCGAGATTGCCGTCGGCCGACCAATCGGCTTCGGTCTGGACGAGAATGCCGTCAAGTCCATTCAGCAGGCCAAATTCGAGCCAGCGATGAAGGGCGGCCAGCCCGTTCCCGTAATGCTCGATCTGCTCGTGCAGTTCCGCATCTATTCCAAGCTCACCGCGGAGCCGTCGACCACGGCGGCTGCTACGTCTCAACCAAGCGCGCCCATCCTGCCAGGCCCCTACACGGCAAATGCCCCGAAACCGCAACCCGCTGCTGAGGGAGCGCCCGCGGCCGCACCATCCGACACCGGCCAGCAGCAGTCTCCCGCTCCATCCGAAACAGCGCCAGCACCCGCTCCCGCGCCAGATGCAACTAAGCAACACCCGGCTCAACAGCAGCCAGAGCAACAGCCTCCAGTTCCGCAGCCGCAATAGGAGAAAAGGGGGCAGAGAAGCTAGTAGCACATTTGCGCCAAGAGCCTTTTCTGTTCCCTATTCGCTCGGAGCAGGCTCCGCCTGCTCCTACAGCGGCTGCCACAACTCCACGCGATTGCCTTCAGGATCCCAGATCCACGCAAACCGCCCATACGACTCATCCTGGCGCTTCGGATCGATCCGCACCTCGGCGGTCGCAAGCTGCTTCAGCAGCCCATCCAGATCGTCCACTCGGAAATTCAGCATGAACTGCTGCGGCCCTTCGCCAAAGTACTTGGTCGTCTCGGGAAAATGCGAAAACATCGTCATCCCGGTCGATTCCGGCCCGTCAAAACTCAGCCCGTAGCCCGAATTCGTAATCCCCAGATGCTGCGCATACCAGGCCGCCAGCGCCTTCGGATCGCGCGCCTTCAAGAAAACTCCACCAAATCCCACTGCTTTAGCCATCGAGCCCTTTCTCCTCACTCTTCCTGCCGCAGTACTTCGTCCAGTTTCGGTTTGTGTTTAGCCTGGCGGCCTGTGCGCGGCTTCTCGTCAATCGCACGCACGGGTTTCGGCTGCCCCACGCGCTCCCGCGCGTTCGCCTTCACCGCCTTCGCCGCTGAAAACTTCTCTTGCTTCTTCTTCGCCACTGGTCTTCCTATCTTGCCATTCCTAACCGCAAGGTCGAGTATGGAATAGAACTCGACGCGCGGGAAAATCCCGCCGGCGGTTCGCTGGAGAGTACGGGACCATGGAAGAGCGCGATTTCTTTACCGAAACAACGGAGCAGCGCACCCACACCCTCACCTGCCCTAAGTGCGGCCAAAGCGGGGAGTACAAGGTCACCTGGGTCGTTCGCCGCAAGCGCCCTCAACTGCCGCGCCATGCCGACGAACGGGACCGCGCCAAGTTTGCCAAAGCTCAGTCCTACATGGTGCGCCGCGACGATAAGCTCGGCTGCGCCAATATACGCTGCCGCAAGCCCTTCGAGATCACCAGCCTCCAGTCCCTCGCTTTCCTCCAGGACTGACCGCCGGCCAATTCAGATCGCACGCGGCTCATCAACCTCGTAGGCACGAAGCTCGCGGTCCCAAATACCCAGCTCTGCCCACGCGGCACGCCACTGCATCAGGTGGGCGGACACAAAGTGCCGATCCAGCGCTTCCCGATCTCTCCACAGCTCTTTCACATGAATCAGCCCGGCATCCAGCACATCCTCCGCATACGAGTATTCCTCGCACCCGTCCTCCGCCCGGCTACCTTCAACCATCCTCTTCATGGCTGGACGCGCATCCGCAAGCGTGCCCGGCGACAGCCGTATCGTTCCAACAATCAGCAACATACAACCAGAATACGCAACCGCGTCCGACATCGGCCGCCCCCTCACCGGATAGTGGATAACTCACTGGCGCACCTCCGCCCGCATATGATTGAATCGGAAATGTAAGCGGCTGCCACCCAACCCGCCGATCCCCGGCCGGTTCCCTGCAACTTCAGAGGTCCTGAGCGGCTCGCAAGGAGAACGAAATCATGCCGAATTCCCTGCTTCCCCCGGAAGAGCGCAACCTGACTCCCGATCAGGTGGAGGCCCTCGACAAGCGCCGCGAGCTCGGACACACGTTCCTCGTCATCGCCGGCCAGTTCGCCACCATCGCCACAGTGCTGCTCCTGTGGGTCGGCCAGGATCTGGCCTACTCGCCTGGCTGGAAGCACCCCATGGCCTACTACTTCGCCCTCGCCTGCGTCCTTATTGCGGGCTTTGGCATCACCGGCTTGGCCCTCCGCAGCGGCACCCCCCGCCTCGACTAAGTTCCTCTACCCCTTCCCTTTTGCCATCCAACCGAGCCGCCCCAGCACGTTACGGGCAGCCGGTTGGACTCCCTTTTCCGGCAAGGTTGTCCTTCCTAATACCGGTCTGCAAGTGACCCCAATCGCCCATTCGGTATAGCCTGATAATGTCCATGGGCACCCTTTCCACTTCCCCGGCGGAAATCACCACCTCAAGGCTCACCGACAGCCACGGGCGAGTCATCCACGATCTCCGCGTCTCCATCACTGACCGCTGCAACTACAAGTGCGTCTACTGCCGCACCGGCCAGGTGGGGGCCCAGTTCGCCGAGCTCAAGATCGAGGAGTACCTCCGTCTCATCAGCCTCTTCGTCTCGCTCGGCATCACCAAGGTCCGGCTCACCGGCGGCGAACCATTGCTGCGGCGCGGCCTGCTCGAGCTTGTCCGCGAGCTCGCCCAAATGCGCACCATCTACGGCGACCCGCTCAGCCTGGCACTTACCACCAACGGCCACCTTCTCGACTCGCTCGCCCAGCCCCTGAAAGACGCCGGCCTGCATCGCGTTACCGTCAGCATGGACGCCGTCGATGAACCGGTCTTTGAGCGCATCACGCGCGTCCCGGGCAGCTTTCAGGCCGTCCTTCGCGGACTCCGCGCCGCCAAGGACGCAGGACTCGATCCCGTCAAGGTCAACTGCGTTCTGCTCCGCGGGTTCAACGACGACCAGGTCGAAGCTTTCGCCGAGTTTGCCCGGCGCGAAGACGTCATCGTCCGCTTCATCGAGTTCATGCCGCTCGAAGAGGACCGCCTGTGGTCTCCTGAGATCATTGTTCCTCTGCGCGAGATCGTCGACCGCATTCACCGTGTCCTGCCATTGGTCGAGCTGCCTCCCAATGAGGCCAGCGAGACTGCCCGCCGCTACACCTTCTCTGACGGTCGCGGCGAAATCGGCATCATCGCGCCCGTCACGCAGGCCTTCTGCGGGGCATGCAGCCGCGTCCGCCTCACCTCCGACGGGAAGATCCGCACCTGCCTCTTCTCGCAATCCGAGCACGACCTGTATGACCTGGCGCGCTCAGGAGCAGGCGACGCGGAACTGCGCAGCTTCATCACGCGCACGGTCGATGCTAAGGAGGCCCGCCATCACATCGGCGAGCCCGGCTTTCTCAAGCCTTCGCGATCGATGGTTCACATCGGCGGCTAACTTTTCCAAACTCTCGAACGCCCTTTCACATTTCCCTGTATCCCCTTGCTCCCGATTCCTTTATCCTTCAACATAGCCCGGCACACAGCACGGGCAGATGTGGCAGAATGAATCCCATTCCTCCCCTAGATCTGACGTCCTGATGGCCCAAGATACGGAAACCCGCATCCCTCTGGATGACCTGCTGGTCTTCCATCGACTGGCGCGTTCTCTCACATCTAGCTTCGATCTGGATACGATCCTGCGCACCATACTCGACTATATGGAGCGCATGATCGACGCCGAGCTTTGGACTCTGCTCATGCTCGACGAGCAGAAGCAAGAGCTCTACTACGCTATTGCCGCGGGTGGAGAAGAGACTGCCCTGCGCGACCTGCGCGTCAAGGTGGGCGAAGGCGTCGCAGGCTGGGTGGCCCAGCACGGCGAAACGCTCATCGTGCCTGAAACGGTCAACGATCCTAGGCTCGAATCACCCAACCCGCCAAAGCTCCGCAAGGTCCGCTCGGTCATCGCTCTGCCGCTGCGCGGCCGCACAGGCACCCTCGGCGTCATCGAAATCCTTAACCCACCCGCCGGCCAGCTTAACGACTACACCATCGCCTTCCTCCACATCCTGGCCGACCATGCGGCAATCGCCATTGAGAATGCCAACGACGTCGCCCGCATCCAGCAGCTCACCATCACCGACGACACCACCGGCCTCTACAACGTCCGGCATCTCTACGACGTGCTCGCACGCGAGCTCGACCGAAGCGCTCGTACTCGCCTTCCCCTCAGCTTGGCGTTCCTTGACATCGACCGCTTCAAGAACGTGAACGATGTGCACGGCCATCTCATCGGCAGCGAACTGCTCTCCAAAGCCGGCGAACGCCTGCAACAGCTCAGCCGCCCCAAAGACGTCTGCTTCCGCTACGGCGGCGACGAGTTCGTCATCCTCATGCCCGACACGGGCGCATTCGACGCCCTCGCCCAGGCGCGCTCCCTGCTGAGCCGGCTAATGGCGACCAAATTCGAGATGAAGACCGGCCTCAAGCTGCAAGTCAGCGCCAGCATCGGCGTCTCCACCGCTCCCAGTGACGGCACCGCCATCCACACCGTCATCGGCGCCGCCGATAGCCGCATGTACGCCGTCAAAAGCAGCGGCCGCGGCCATGTCCGCGGAGCCTAAAGGCGGGCACGCCGCATGCCTGGCCAGGACAACCCCTGGCTCGATGCGTTGAGCTACGAATGATGTACGCACCGTGAACTCACTCGCGTACCAGCTTCTTCCCGAGCACGATACTCAGGCGCGTACGGAGAACACAATCTTTCCGATCTTCTCGGTTTCGTGTTCGGCCCACAGTGTGCCAGGTGACCAGAGGGTAGTCACCGCAGCGATCTGAGGCTCGATCTTACCGGTCGTGACCAGAGCCGCAAACGCATTCAATCCTTCTGTGGTGACGTTGGTCTCGACAAATCGTGCCTCGATCCCGAGGCGGGCAGCCTCTTCGGCGATCGCCGGCCGATTGGCGGTCACGGCGACTCCGCCCTTCTTCACACGCTCATAGGAAGGCACCACTGTGTCCTGGCCGATCAGGTTCAGCACGGCATCGACCTGTGGGACGTCCTCCAGTCGCTGCTTCGATAGGTCGACAACCTGCTCCGCTCCCAGTTGCTCGAGAGCATCGGCTTTGCTCCGCCGCGCCGTTGCGATCACGTGGACACCGGCGTTTCGCGCCAGTTGCACTGCCAGCGATCCAACACCGCCGGAGGCACCCATGATCAGCAGCCTCTGTCCAGTCTTGATCTTCGAAAGCTCGAGCATCTGCGTCGCCGTCTGACTCACAAGTGCAATCGCCGCGCCGGCCTCAGCGGAGATGGAAGCGGGTCTCTGCGCCAGATTCGCGGCGTTGATCACCACAAACTCGGCGTAGGCACCCGCGTCTCTTGTATAGCCGAACACTTCGTCGCCCACTTTAAAATCCGTGACGCCTTCGCCAACAGCCGCCACGCGGCCCGATACATCGCCGCCAGGCGTCCACGGAAACTGCAGTTGAAAAACGTGGCGCAGATACCCCATGCCGCGCCCGGGGTCGACGCCATTCATGCTGGTGAAGTGGTTCTCGACGAGCACCTGCCCCGGAGCGGGCGAAGGGACTGGCACTTCATCGATGTGGAGTGGCGCGCCGTAGTCGCTAATGCGTAGTGCTTTCATAGCTTTCTCCTTCTGGTTCCTAAGCTCGTTGATTAGCGCTGCTCTTTGTTTGCCCATGCAGCGGCAGCTTCCTGCACAAACGCCTCATATGTGCGTGGCGCGTGACCCAGCAGTTTGGTCACGCGGGCTACATCGGCTTCCGTGGAAGCGAATCCGCGTTCGACATAGCCCTCCAGCATGGTTCGCATGTCATAGGCCATCCAGCCCGGCAGTTGCCCGCTCATCTGCTTTTCCCACGCATCGAAGTCGTGCCCCGTATAGAAGATGTCTTTGCCCAGCGCCTTGCTCCAGAGCGCCGCATTGCCAGGTCCCGTAATCTGCGACGAACTCACGAGATCGTAGGTCTGCCCTTCATGGCCCTGTTTCGTGAGCGTGATCGCCGCGGCTTCCGCGATATCGCGCGAATCGATGGCAGATATGCCGGCGGTTCCAATCGGCATGGGGTAGATCCCCATCTGCTCGAGTAACGGCTTGAGCGTGAGATCGTTCTGGAAGAAATATCCGGGACGGAGAACCGTGTAAGGCACACCGAACTCATGCAGCGCATTCTCGACCGCGACCTTCGACGCGAAGTGCGGTACGTCGCGGAAATGGTCAGCCTTGTAGACCGACACATACGTTACATGCTTGATCCCCTCGCGCTTCGCAATCCCATAGGTGATCAGCGCCTGCGTGAGTTCATCGGCCACAACAGCGTTCAAGAGGAAGAGCTTATCGACACCATTGACGGCTGCGCGGACCGACTCCGGATCGGTCAGATCGCCCTGGACCACCTCTACCCCAGCGGGGAAGCTGACGGACTCCGGCTTGCGTGCCAACGCCCGCACCTCAACACCACGGTTGAGCAGGTTCTTCACAACCTCTCTGCCCACATTTCCGGTCGCACCTGTAACAAGAATCTTCATTTTGGTCTCTCTCCTTCGTGCCGCCATAACGCGGCCGGCACGATACAAGAGACGCGGTGCTCTGTGGGCGCGAATCAACCTTTCATGGAAAGCAATATTCCGATTTTGGAATAGAAGATCGTGAGTCGCTGGCCAACTAGGGCGTCCCGATTTCGGATAACGACCGACTACTTGCGATGCGAGGTCACCTCGAGCAGTGCCTGCTCGAAGTTCTCATTCATGAAGGAGACGAGCTTGCGCACGCGCTCGGGCTGCAGCTCTGAAGGCGTAACCGCAAACAGATGTGCGGGCGTAGCTTCCCAATCACCGAGCACTCTGACGAGGCCATCGCCGAATCCCGGATGAGAAGCAAGAAAGTCCGAGGCCAGCACTATGCCCATTCCTTCTTTAGCGAATCTCGCGAGCATGCCAACAGAGTTCGCGGATGCCGCTCCCCCCACCTTCACGGACTTGTGCTCGCGTCCGCGGTACAGATCCCACTGGCTGAGCGCTTCTCCGTGCATGAAGCACAGACACGAGTGCTCGGTCAATTGCTGTGGTTCCTGGATCTTCTTGTGTCTCGCCAGGTATTCCTTTGACGCGAAGAGGCGGCGCGCAAAGGTGCCGATGCGGCGAGACCAGAAGGAAGAGTCCGGCAGGCGCAATTGATGCCCCACCCATATCGCCAGGTCCAGACTCTCCGTCAGCAGATTCGGATGACCG from the Occallatibacter riparius genome contains:
- a CDS encoding VOC family protein, which codes for MAKAVGFGGVFLKARDPKALAAWYAQHLGITNSGYGLSFDGPESTGMTMFSHFPETTKYFGEGPQQFMLNFRVDDLDGLLKQLATAEVRIDPKRQDESYGRFAWIWDPEGNRVELWQPL
- a CDS encoding putative quinol monooxygenase, giving the protein MLLIVGTIRLSPGTLADARPAMKRMVEGSRAEDGCEEYSYAEDVLDAGLIHVKELWRDREALDRHFVSAHLMQWRAAWAELGIWDRELRAYEVDEPRAI
- the moaA gene encoding GTP 3',8-cyclase MoaA, whose protein sequence is MGTLSTSPAEITTSRLTDSHGRVIHDLRVSITDRCNYKCVYCRTGQVGAQFAELKIEEYLRLISLFVSLGITKVRLTGGEPLLRRGLLELVRELAQMRTIYGDPLSLALTTNGHLLDSLAQPLKDAGLHRVTVSMDAVDEPVFERITRVPGSFQAVLRGLRAAKDAGLDPVKVNCVLLRGFNDDQVEAFAEFARREDVIVRFIEFMPLEEDRLWSPEIIVPLREIVDRIHRVLPLVELPPNEASETARRYTFSDGRGEIGIIAPVTQAFCGACSRVRLTSDGKIRTCLFSQSEHDLYDLARSGAGDAELRSFITRTVDAKEARHHIGEPGFLKPSRSMVHIGG
- a CDS encoding GGDEF domain-containing protein, which produces MAQDTETRIPLDDLLVFHRLARSLTSSFDLDTILRTILDYMERMIDAELWTLLMLDEQKQELYYAIAAGGEETALRDLRVKVGEGVAGWVAQHGETLIVPETVNDPRLESPNPPKLRKVRSVIALPLRGRTGTLGVIEILNPPAGQLNDYTIAFLHILADHAAIAIENANDVARIQQLTITDDTTGLYNVRHLYDVLARELDRSARTRLPLSLAFLDIDRFKNVNDVHGHLIGSELLSKAGERLQQLSRPKDVCFRYGGDEFVILMPDTGAFDALAQARSLLSRLMATKFEMKTGLKLQVSASIGVSTAPSDGTAIHTVIGAADSRMYAVKSSGRGHVRGA
- a CDS encoding NADP-dependent oxidoreductase; protein product: MKALRISDYGAPLHIDEVPVPSPAPGQVLVENHFTSMNGVDPGRGMGYLRHVFQLQFPWTPGGDVSGRVAAVGEGVTDFKVGDEVFGYTRDAGAYAEFVVINAANLAQRPASISAEAGAAIALVSQTATQMLELSKIKTGQRLLIMGASGGVGSLAVQLARNAGVHVIATARRSKADALEQLGAEQVVDLSKQRLEDVPQVDAVLNLIGQDTVVPSYERVKKGGVAVTANRPAIAEEAARLGIEARFVETNVTTEGLNAFAALVTTGKIEPQIAAVTTLWSPGTLWAEHETEKIGKIVFSVRA
- a CDS encoding SDR family oxidoreductase; translation: MKILVTGATGNVGREVVKNLLNRGVEVRALARKPESVSFPAGVEVVQGDLTDPESVRAAVNGVDKLFLLNAVVADELTQALITYGIAKREGIKHVTYVSVYKADHFRDVPHFASKVAVENALHEFGVPYTVLRPGYFFQNDLTLKPLLEQMGIYPMPIGTAGISAIDSRDIAEAAAITLTKQGHEGQTYDLVSSSQITGPGNAALWSKALGKDIFYTGHDFDAWEKQMSGQLPGWMAYDMRTMLEGYVERGFASTEADVARVTKLLGHAPRTYEAFVQEAAAAWANKEQR
- a CDS encoding LysR family transcriptional regulator; translated protein: MRFLADLALFVEVANTRNFGRAATALGMPASTLSRRISVLERELGVQLIHRSSRVFTLTDAGQSCYEQAKSLVAEAKRIQEGVAGSASQASGHIRVGVPFDLAQTIFVPLFSRYIRANPQFSVEVFSISGHPNLLTESLDLAIWVGHQLRLPDSSFWSRRIGTFARRLFASKEYLARHKKIQEPQQLTEHSCLCFMHGEALSQWDLYRGREHKSVKVGGAASANSVGMLARFAKEGMGIVLASDFLASHPGFGDGLVRVLGDWEATPAHLFAVTPSELQPERVRKLVSFMNENFEQALLEVTSHRK